The following is a genomic window from Lujinxingia vulgaris.
CCTCGGCCTACTCTCCATGGGTGGGTTGCCGGGGAGTTGATGCGTACCGGAGCAATTCATTTTACTTTTGACCATAAGGAACCCCATGGCCCTGCATCCGGATCGCAAAGCGGAGATCATTGAACAGTTCAAGCGCGGTGAAGGCGACACCGGCAGCCCCGAAGTTCAGGTGGCGCTGCTGACCAACCGCATCAATGAGCTGCAGACCCACTTTGAGAGTCACAAGCACGATCACCAC
Proteins encoded in this region:
- the rpsO gene encoding 30S ribosomal protein S15, with amino-acid sequence MALHPDRKAEIIEQFKRGEGDTGSPEVQVALLTNRINELQTHFESHKHDHHSRRGLLKLVGQRRRLLAYLRKTDVNRYRELIQALGLRK